Below is a window of Desulfosoma caldarium DNA.
GTCCCATTGTGAAGTCCCCACCTTTTGGGTTATGGTTACGCGGTATGTGATACGTCCGATCTCGCTACGATTCCACCTCATTAGCCCATTAGGTGGGATTTTTTTGCGCTTAAATCGCTCAGTTCAGGTGGAACATTCCGCTCCCCGGGCCATTGGCTGGCTTCCGCGCAGCCCCTCTTGGAAGAGTGGTAGATCCTCTGGATGAAAGCGCCGGAAACGGTCCTAAAGCCCATCAGGTGAAATACATGTGGCTGTTTGTGGTGCGCTGAGGCGGTGTGCCTGTGCCCCCTCAGGCATCTTGGCATCTGAGCCGCGAGACCGATCAAGGGGAAGCCGCGGAAAGGGCCGTGGAGTTTCATGAGCGAACGGGTTGGGTGTGGCGGGAAGCGGAGTTTCGAGAACCCTTCGATCATCTGGCCGTGGCATTGGAAATTCTGGAGATGGTGTGTCAGGCCGCGGCGGAACGCGAGGCCCATCGTGATCAAGAAAATTAGCCGCCCGTGCGCTCTGGCATGATTTTCTACGGCACCACCTCGATCTTTGGGTGCCTCGATGCGCAGGGGGCCATGGAACGGCACACCGGCGCGCTGGTCTACAGGATTTTGGATTAGTGTTTGCGGCATTTGTGCAAGGGAGAATGAGGTTATGAAAAACGTCGCTCGAGATCGCTACGTCATGATCTGCAACGTGGATCTTTGTCTCGGCTGTGCTGCCTGCAGTGTGGAGTGCCGCCGTTATGACGGCTTGGACGAAAAGGGAAGTTTTCGCATGCGCGTGCATACCCAGGAAACCTGCACTTTTCCCGACGTAACCTTGGAACACGTGCGGGTATCGAGCGCCCATTGCGTCAAAGCGGAATGCATCAAGGATTTCCCCACGGGAGCCACCCTTCGGGCCGAGGAGGGCTTTGTGTTCATCACGTAGGAACGCTGCATGGAATGTGGCGCCTGTGTGGATGCGTGCCCCTACGGTGCCCGTTACATGCGCCAATTTGGCCAGATGCTCAAGGCCAACAAGTGCGCGTGGTGTTATGCTCGAGTCTACGAAGGGCACAAGCCGGTGTGCGTGGAAAAGTGCATCACCGGAGCACTTGTCTTTGGGTTGTTTTCGAATCTGGCCATCAAGGCCGCATTGGCAGCCCATGACGTGGACGTCTATCATCCGGAAGACAACACCAAGCCGCAACTTCACCGAAAAGCCATGCGCCCTCGCCCAAAAGACCTCAGGGTGTTGGCCCGGTGACCGCAACCGCTGGCCTGAGGGTTCAGCATCGCCTTGACAAGGGGCCTCATGGCGGAACCCTGGGGAAGCGGTGCAACGGGCAATGCGGTGTCGCGGCTTGCGCGGCTCCTCCAGGTTGCGTGAAAGGACGGCCCTTTTGTGACACACGGCTTGGTGGTGCCAAATCGGGCACGAAGCCCGTGAAGCTGCTTTTACCACACATCCCTTCGGCGGTTTTCGAGGCAAGGAAGCTTTTTCCGCACCGATTGAACCCGTGTGATCGAAATGTTCGCGACAACACAATCCTCCCCTTCAGCGGCCGAAGCCACGCACACCCCAAAGGGGTCAAAGACGCTGCTTCGGCCGCAAAAGGCGCTACCGATCAGGTTGCATCCCGCCACATAGAACGTGTTTTCAATGGCGCGGGCTCGAAGCAGCGTCAGCCAATGGTCTTCCTTGAAAGAACCTTGATACCACGCGGAAAGAACCAGCACCAGCTCGGCCTCTTGGTCGGCGAGATAACGAAAGATTTCCGGAAACCTTAAATCATAACAGACGGTCACGCCCACTCGCAGCCCGCGGATCGAAACCACGGAAGGTGGTGAATCCCCCGGACGCATGGTGTCCGATTCACGAACGTTTAGAGCGTCAAAGAGGTGCAGTTTTCGGTACGTGGTGAGCCTTTCCCCGTGAGGACTCAAGACCACGGCCGTGTTGTAGGCGAGCTGAGGATCTGGCGACGCCTCCCATCCTCCGGCCGCCATGGCGATGCCCCATGCCTTGGCGACGGCGCCGAGCTGCGTGAAAAACTCGGCCCCGATCTGGCGCACAAAGTGCATCGGCGGACGCCCTGAGCCCGGCAACCCCATGAACATCTCGGGAAACACAAGAAGATGCGCGCCTCTTTGAACGGCAACCTCTGCATACCGGTGCGCCGTCTCCAGATTGCGCTCCGGATCGGTGCTGCCCTCCACCTGCGCCAGAGCCACGGTGAGTGTCCCATCCATGTCTCTTTGCCCCCTCTTCAAAATTTTAAGGCCTTCCCCAATCCAGCCGCAAGGCGGTTTCGGTCTCGTGGTGAGCTTTGAACCGACTTGACTCATAGCAAACGTGATTGGACAATAACGAAAATTTTGCATTTTGGCGACAACCGCCCTTTCGGTTACACTTGGGCCCCAAACCCTTCATTGAGATGACCTATGTGGAGGCAGCGCCACGGTGTTTCGACCTCTGCTTTGTTCGGAGTCCTTTGCCCTTGATGGATTTAAACGGCATGGGCTGAGCGTCGGGTTCATTAAAAGCAAGGAGGTGCGATCATGAAAAGGTGGCATGGAATGTGGTTCTTGTGTGTGGTGGCAGTTTTGGGACTGGTTATGGCACCGGCCATAGGACAGGCGTCGAATCCCATCAAGGTGGGATTTGTCTACATCATGTCCGGACCGTTTGCCACCTACGGCCAGTTCGCTAAACAGGGAGCCGAGATGGCCGTGGAAGAGATCAATGCCGCCGGGGGTATTATGGGGCGTCCGGTGGAAGCCATCTTTGAGGACTCCACGGGAAAACCCGACGTGGCGGTGCGAGTTATCCGCAGACTTGTGTACCAGGAGGGGGTGGCGTGTGTGATAGGCCTTGATTCCAGCGGTGTGGCCAACACGGTCGTGCCGCTCATGCCCGAGCTGAAGACGCCGCTTATAGTAACCCACGCCGCCACACCGGATGTGACGGGAAACTTGTGTAACAGGTACACCTTTCGTATTTCCGTAAGCCTGGATCAAAACGTGAAAGCTGCAGCTCTGGTGGCGTCTGAGACCAAGGCCAAGGTGTGGACCACGGTGGGACCAGACTATGCCTTTGGCCATCAATCCTGGGAATATTTTCAGAAGTACTTGAAGGCGCTCCGTCCTGACGTGAGCTTTATGCCCTCAGATCAGACCGCCTTCGCCCCGATAAAGACCACCGATTTCAGTGCCTACATCACCAAGATCATGCAAGCCAAGCCCGAAGGTGTGCTCATTTCCCTCTGGGGCGGCAACCTGATCGACTTTGTTCGACAAGCCTCCGAGATGGGCTTTTTCAAGGGGAACTGGGAGGTGCTCATGACCCTTGGGGGCGCCACCGAAGTCCTCTATGCCTTGGGGGACAAAATGCCCGAAGGCTTGTGGGTAGGAACCCGCTACTGGTTCCTGGCCAACGACACGCCGCAAAACGTAGCCTTTCGCGACAACTACAAGAAACGCTACGGGCAGTTCCCTTCCTACAATGCCCATGGAGCTTATGCGGCACTGTATGCCTTAAAAGCTGCGGCGGAAAAGGCTAAGTCGGTAGACAAGGAAGCGATCATCGAAGCCTTGGAGGGGCTGACACTGGAGCTTCCCGTGGGTACTGTGACCTTGAGGCCCGGGGATCATCAGGCCCTGACCAACGCCACATGGGGGAAAACGGCTTCGGATCCCAACTATCCTCTTCGCATCTTGAAGCCCATTCGAATCTTTCCGGCACAGACCGTCACGCCACCTTTGGAGGAAACGGGCTGCCGCATGAAGTAAAGAGCCCAGTTCGAGGGTGGGATTTGTCGTTTGCAGGGGAGGCTGTTGCAGAACTTTCGGGATTGGTTGGTACTCTCGAGCAAGAGTCCTCTCACGCCCGAAGTTTAATTGGTTTTGGGGTGGAGCTGAGGGGGTTCGGGGACGTCTGAGGGTTCTGCGACAGCCGGAGAAAGGTTTTCAATGGAAGCCATGGTGGTCAATGTCCTAAACGGCTTGAGTTGGGGCATGCTGCTCTTTCTCATTTCCGTGGGACTG
It encodes the following:
- a CDS encoding molecular chaperone TorD family protein, with amino-acid sequence MPPQASWHLSRETDQGEAAERAVEFHERTGWVWREAEFREPFDHLAVALEILEMVCQAAAEREAHRDQEN
- a CDS encoding 4Fe-4S dicluster domain-containing protein, whose translation is MKNVARDRYVMICNVDLCLGCAACSVECRRYDGLDEKGSFRMRVHTQETCTFPDVTLEHVRVSSAHCVKAECIKDFPTGATLRAEEGFVFIT
- a CDS encoding carbon-nitrogen hydrolase family protein — protein: MDGTLTVALAQVEGSTDPERNLETAHRYAEVAVQRGAHLLVFPEMFMGLPGSGRPPMHFVRQIGAEFFTQLGAVAKAWGIAMAAGGWEASPDPQLAYNTAVVLSPHGERLTTYRKLHLFDALNVRESDTMRPGDSPPSVVSIRGLRVGVTVCYDLRFPEIFRYLADQEAELVLVLSAWYQGSFKEDHWLTLLRARAIENTFYVAGCNLIGSAFCGRSSVFDPFGVCVASAAEGEDCVVANISITRVQSVRKKLPCLENRRRDVW
- a CDS encoding ABC transporter substrate-binding protein; the protein is MKRWHGMWFLCVVAVLGLVMAPAIGQASNPIKVGFVYIMSGPFATYGQFAKQGAEMAVEEINAAGGIMGRPVEAIFEDSTGKPDVAVRVIRRLVYQEGVACVIGLDSSGVANTVVPLMPELKTPLIVTHAATPDVTGNLCNRYTFRISVSLDQNVKAAALVASETKAKVWTTVGPDYAFGHQSWEYFQKYLKALRPDVSFMPSDQTAFAPIKTTDFSAYITKIMQAKPEGVLISLWGGNLIDFVRQASEMGFFKGNWEVLMTLGGATEVLYALGDKMPEGLWVGTRYWFLANDTPQNVAFRDNYKKRYGQFPSYNAHGAYAALYALKAAAEKAKSVDKEAIIEALEGLTLELPVGTVTLRPGDHQALTNATWGKTASDPNYPLRILKPIRIFPAQTVTPPLEETGCRMK